From the genome of Thermococcus stetteri, one region includes:
- a CDS encoding prolyl oligopeptidase family serine peptidase, with product MDDPYIWMENLQDERVLGLVEEENKRFRELIGGLSDELFSEVWEYYSMPTLYGAKLTEKGIIAMFKEKDRQVIRWLDGKIILDSKALEEELSEEVLLQGFTADNAGKRLAYSFSIGGADEGITRIIDLETGELIDEMKPSVWNVTFLENGYYFGRFYRHDETPDGVKAPAVRLFWKDGSGEKMVFGKGLGSGYFIGLRKSTDGKWAMLTVTFGWNKAEIYVGPVEEPRKWQKVYSAEVPAEPIDVINGRLYVLTREGTGCGRVIAIEGEKTIEVIPEGEFPLEWAIVVDGKILAGRLVHASHRLEVYSLNGEKLNDIAFDLPGSVYPLDSDGKKALLRYESFTVPYRLYEFNGELKLIGKQEVDGEFVVEEDFATSKDGTKIHYFHVKGEKDDKKVWVFGYGGFNISLTPHFFPQAIPFINRGGTFAMANLRGGSEYGEEWHRAGMRENKQNVFDDFIAVLEKLKREGYKVAAWGRSNGGLLVSATLTQRPDVMDAALIGYPVIDMMRFHRLYIGSVWIPEYGNPDDPKDREFLLKYSPYHNVDPNKKYPPTLIYTGLHDDRVHPAHAFKFFMKLKEAGAPVYLRVETKSGHMGASPETRAKELTDLLAFVVKTLG from the coding sequence ATGGATGACCCGTACATCTGGATGGAGAACCTGCAGGACGAGCGTGTTCTGGGACTAGTTGAAGAGGAAAACAAACGCTTTAGGGAGCTCATCGGCGGACTCAGCGACGAACTCTTCTCGGAGGTCTGGGAGTACTACTCGATGCCGACCCTCTACGGGGCGAAGCTTACTGAAAAAGGCATCATTGCGATGTTCAAGGAGAAAGACAGACAAGTTATCCGATGGCTGGATGGGAAGATTATCCTTGATTCTAAGGCCCTCGAAGAAGAACTCAGCGAGGAGGTTCTTCTCCAGGGATTCACAGCAGACAATGCCGGGAAGAGGCTCGCCTACAGTTTCTCCATCGGCGGCGCTGACGAAGGAATAACACGAATCATAGACCTTGAAACTGGAGAGCTCATCGACGAGATGAAGCCCTCGGTCTGGAACGTTACCTTCCTGGAAAACGGCTACTACTTCGGTAGGTTCTACCGCCACGACGAGACACCCGACGGTGTTAAAGCGCCCGCGGTGAGGCTTTTCTGGAAGGATGGGAGCGGAGAGAAGATGGTCTTCGGAAAGGGTCTCGGCTCAGGCTACTTTATAGGTCTCAGAAAGAGCACCGACGGGAAGTGGGCCATGCTCACAGTCACCTTTGGCTGGAACAAAGCGGAGATCTATGTGGGGCCGGTTGAAGAACCAAGAAAATGGCAGAAAGTCTACTCTGCCGAAGTGCCTGCCGAGCCTATAGACGTCATCAACGGCAGGCTCTATGTTCTCACTAGGGAAGGAACTGGCTGTGGAAGGGTGATCGCCATAGAGGGTGAGAAAACTATCGAAGTCATCCCAGAAGGCGAGTTCCCGCTTGAATGGGCGATTGTCGTTGACGGCAAAATCCTCGCCGGCAGGCTCGTCCACGCGAGCCACAGGCTCGAAGTCTATTCGCTCAACGGTGAGAAGCTCAATGATATAGCCTTTGATCTTCCCGGGAGTGTTTATCCTCTTGACTCTGATGGCAAAAAGGCTCTCCTCCGCTACGAGAGCTTCACAGTGCCCTACAGGCTCTACGAGTTTAATGGTGAGCTGAAGCTCATTGGGAAGCAGGAAGTTGATGGGGAGTTCGTGGTCGAAGAGGACTTCGCCACGTCAAAAGACGGGACAAAGATTCACTACTTCCACGTTAAGGGAGAGAAGGACGATAAGAAAGTATGGGTCTTTGGATACGGCGGATTCAACATTTCACTGACGCCCCACTTCTTCCCGCAGGCGATTCCGTTCATAAACCGCGGCGGAACCTTTGCCATGGCCAACCTCCGCGGCGGTTCCGAGTACGGCGAGGAGTGGCACAGGGCCGGGATGAGGGAGAACAAGCAGAACGTCTTCGACGACTTCATAGCAGTCCTCGAAAAGCTCAAGAGAGAGGGCTACAAGGTCGCTGCCTGGGGGAGGAGCAACGGCGGACTTTTAGTTTCAGCTACCCTCACCCAGAGGCCAGACGTTATGGACGCGGCCTTGATTGGCTACCCCGTTATTGACATGATGCGCTTCCACAGGCTCTACATCGGCAGCGTTTGGATCCCTGAATACGGAAACCCAGACGACCCGAAGGATAGGGAGTTCTTGCTTAAGTACTCACCCTACCACAACGTTGATCCGAACAAGAAGTATCCGCCGACGCTTATCTATACCGGTCTTCACGACGACCGCGTCCACCCGGCGCATGCATTTAAGTTCTTCATGAAGCTGAAGGAGGCCGGTGCACCAGTCTACCTCAGAGTTGAGACGAAGAGCGGCCACATGGGGGCTTCTCCGGAGACGAGGGCTAAAGAACTCACAGACCTTCTGGCATTTGTTGTTAAGACGTTGGGCTGA
- the ribD gene encoding bifunctional diaminohydroxyphosphoribosylaminopyrimidine deaminase/5-amino-6-(5-phosphoribosylamino)uracil reductase RibD, with product MREEDVRFMRIALGLARRGEGLVNPNPMVGAVVVKDDRIIGTGWHERFGGKHAEVNAIEDAKRKGHDVKGATMYVTLEPCSHWGKQPPCADRIIKEGISRVVIAVEDPNPLVSGRGIKKLRAAGIEVEVGLLGEEARKLNEVFIKYITTRIPFVSIKLALTLDGFIATESFSSQWITGEAARARVQELRKKHMAIMVGSRTVLRDNPRLNCRLDNCPEKVKVVLDRSGRVAEEVRRGRRFNLFEDGRIIFFTEKPEKFEGIAEAYPITEPGEILKKLGELGIDSVLIEGGRIACGFLPLADKFYLFYGPKLFGRGIKPFECLNVRDASEAPLLKIDSIERLGESFLVTAYPGGGDVHGDS from the coding sequence ATGAGGGAGGAAGATGTACGCTTTATGAGGATCGCCCTTGGGCTGGCGAGGCGCGGCGAGGGTTTGGTGAATCCCAACCCGATGGTCGGGGCGGTTGTAGTCAAGGACGACAGGATAATAGGCACCGGCTGGCACGAGCGCTTTGGGGGAAAGCACGCGGAGGTAAACGCTATCGAGGACGCCAAAAGAAAAGGACACGACGTTAAGGGTGCGACCATGTACGTGACGCTGGAGCCCTGCTCCCACTGGGGCAAACAGCCGCCCTGCGCGGACAGGATCATCAAGGAGGGCATTTCGAGGGTTGTCATAGCCGTGGAGGATCCGAACCCCCTCGTTTCAGGGAGGGGGATTAAGAAGCTTAGGGCGGCAGGAATCGAGGTGGAAGTCGGTCTTCTTGGGGAGGAGGCAAGGAAGCTGAACGAGGTTTTCATTAAATACATAACTACCAGAATTCCCTTCGTCTCTATAAAGCTGGCTCTGACGCTGGACGGTTTTATAGCAACGGAGAGCTTTTCGTCCCAGTGGATAACAGGCGAAGCGGCGAGGGCAAGGGTTCAGGAGCTTAGAAAGAAGCACATGGCGATTATGGTTGGCTCTAGAACCGTTCTCAGAGACAATCCAAGGCTCAATTGCCGGCTCGATAACTGCCCCGAGAAGGTTAAGGTCGTCCTCGACCGCTCAGGCAGGGTGGCGGAGGAAGTGCGGAGGGGAAGGAGGTTCAACCTATTCGAGGACGGGAGGATCATCTTCTTCACGGAAAAGCCGGAGAAGTTCGAGGGGATAGCTGAGGCATACCCAATAACCGAGCCCGGAGAAATCCTGAAGAAGCTCGGCGAGCTCGGGATAGACAGCGTCCTGATAGAGGGGGGAAGGATAGCCTGCGGATTCCTGCCCCTGGCGGATAAGTTCTACCTCTTCTATGGACCGAAGCTCTTCGGAAGGGGGATAAAGCCCTTCGAGTGCCTGAACGTTAGAGACGCCAGCGAGGCCCCCCTGCTGAAGATCGATTCCATCGAGAGGCTCGGGGAGAGCTTCCTCGTTACCGCTTATCCGGGTGGTGGGGATGTTCACGGGGATAGTTGA
- a CDS encoding riboflavin synthase: MFTGIVEGTGKARYSAGKLYVELPFEVRGGDSVSVNGACLTVVSFDGKTAVFDIGEETLARTNLGEAKVVNLERAMPANGRFDGHIVTGHVDGTIRFIAKRRSGNTTWMAFEMPKERWGIAEKGSIALNGVSLTVARVEAGRFWIQVIPYTLKNTNLGLLRPGERVNYEIDVLARYVKRLLEARG, from the coding sequence ATGTTCACGGGGATAGTTGAGGGGACGGGGAAGGCCCGCTATTCAGCTGGAAAGCTCTACGTCGAGCTTCCCTTCGAAGTTAGGGGGGGAGACAGCGTTTCCGTTAACGGTGCCTGCTTAACCGTGGTCTCCTTTGACGGGAAGACTGCCGTTTTCGACATCGGTGAAGAAACTCTCGCGAGGACGAACCTCGGGGAGGCGAAAGTGGTCAACCTTGAGAGGGCCATGCCAGCCAACGGCCGCTTCGACGGGCACATCGTTACCGGCCACGTTGATGGAACGATAAGGTTCATAGCGAAGAGGCGGAGCGGGAACACCACCTGGATGGCCTTTGAGATGCCGAAGGAAAGGTGGGGGATTGCGGAGAAGGGCTCGATAGCCCTCAACGGGGTTTCGCTAACGGTGGCAAGGGTTGAAGCGGGCCGCTTCTGGATCCAGGTCATACCCTACACCCTCAAAAACACCAACCTCGGTCTCCTGAGGCCTGGTGAGAGGGTGAACTACGAGATAGACGTCCTGGCTAGGTACGTAAAAAGACTGCTGGAGGCGAGAGGATGA
- a CDS encoding bifunctional 3,4-dihydroxy-2-butanone-4-phosphate synthase/GTP cyclohydrolase II: protein MNWEEVRKKVLEGKPIVLIDDRREFEADLVYPAEIASPEVVNFMLSMKGLLCLTMDMEEALRRGFFPLPSKGGETNFLVPVDYRETFTGITAEERALTARKIAEGLGVEAFRYPGHLHLLGGIGLNRRRGHTESSLELMEILGFRRYALIVEILDGKGDSHKGEHALKLAEEHGLPVLTTDDVWKEFVRRKQLIRIYANARLPTRYGDFRIIAFDNELDFKEHVAIVKEPYGEVPLVRVHSKCLTGDTLASLKCDCGSQLSNALRMIAQEGGILLYMDQEGRGIGLKEKIKAYELQDRGYDTVEANRALGHAEDERTYEAAFQMLRALDVSRVRLITNNPRKAKALEEFGIDVVETIPAPGEVTEHNRLYLKTKAEKLGHKLPFEV from the coding sequence ATGAACTGGGAGGAAGTAAGAAAAAAAGTCCTTGAGGGGAAACCGATTGTCCTCATCGATGACAGGAGGGAGTTCGAGGCCGATCTGGTTTATCCGGCCGAGATAGCCTCGCCCGAGGTCGTGAACTTCATGCTCTCGATGAAGGGCCTCCTCTGCCTGACGATGGATATGGAGGAGGCCTTGAGGAGGGGATTCTTCCCGCTGCCGAGCAAAGGAGGCGAGACCAACTTTCTCGTCCCTGTGGACTACAGGGAGACCTTCACGGGGATAACCGCAGAGGAGAGAGCCCTAACTGCCAGAAAAATAGCGGAGGGTCTTGGTGTAGAGGCCTTCCGCTACCCAGGACATCTCCACCTCCTCGGGGGGATAGGCCTCAACAGGAGGAGGGGCCATACTGAGAGCTCCCTTGAGCTGATGGAGATACTCGGGTTCAGGAGATATGCCCTTATCGTTGAAATCCTGGACGGGAAGGGAGATTCCCACAAGGGGGAGCACGCGCTGAAGCTCGCGGAGGAACACGGCCTTCCTGTCCTCACAACCGACGACGTGTGGAAGGAGTTCGTGAGGAGAAAGCAGCTGATAAGGATTTACGCCAACGCGAGGCTACCGACGAGGTACGGCGACTTCAGAATAATAGCCTTCGACAACGAGCTTGACTTTAAGGAGCACGTCGCCATAGTCAAGGAGCCCTACGGTGAGGTGCCCCTCGTCAGGGTGCACTCCAAGTGCCTGACCGGGGACACGTTGGCCTCGCTCAAGTGCGACTGTGGGAGCCAGCTCTCCAACGCCCTGAGGATGATAGCCCAGGAGGGGGGAATACTCCTCTACATGGACCAAGAGGGCAGGGGGATTGGCCTCAAGGAGAAGATAAAGGCCTACGAGCTCCAGGACAGGGGCTACGACACGGTGGAGGCGAACAGGGCCCTCGGACACGCTGAGGACGAGAGAACCTACGAGGCCGCCTTCCAGATGCTCCGCGCCCTTGATGTCTCAAGGGTAAGGCTCATCACCAACAACCCGAGGAAGGCGAAGGCCCTTGAGGAGTTCGGTATAGATGTGGTTGAGACTATTCCAGCTCCGGGGGAGGTAACGGAGCACAACAGGCTCTACCTGAAGACGAAGGCCGAGAAGCTCGGCCACAAGCTTCCCTTCGAGGTCTGA
- the ribH gene encoding 6,7-dimethyl-8-ribityllumazine synthase yields the protein MEVRVIEGEFKGEGLRIGVVIGRFNDLLTDELLSGALDCFERHGVEKVDVVKVPGSFEIPLVAKKLAESGKYDAVLALGAVVRGETRHFDLVANEVAKGVAKVSLDSGVPVIFGVIAVEDELQGLNRAGIKSNKGFEYAMAALEMANLMKKLRG from the coding sequence ATGGAGGTGCGCGTGATTGAGGGCGAATTCAAGGGGGAAGGTTTGAGGATTGGAGTGGTCATCGGGAGGTTCAACGACCTTCTCACGGACGAGCTCCTTAGCGGCGCCCTCGACTGCTTTGAAAGGCACGGGGTTGAGAAGGTTGACGTTGTAAAAGTGCCCGGAAGCTTCGAGATACCACTGGTTGCGAAAAAGCTCGCCGAGAGCGGTAAGTACGACGCGGTTCTCGCCCTCGGAGCTGTTGTGAGGGGAGAAACGAGGCACTTCGACCTCGTGGCGAACGAGGTGGCAAAGGGTGTCGCCAAGGTGTCGCTCGACAGCGGCGTTCCGGTTATCTTCGGCGTGATAGCGGTCGAGGACGAGCTCCAGGGCCTCAACAGGGCCGGCATAAAGAGCAACAAGGGGTTTGAGTACGCGATGGCCGCCCTGGAGATGGCGAATTTGATGAAGAAATTAAGGGGGTGA
- a CDS encoding sodium:solute symporter family protein, protein MVVAFILGGASWGATYGLGGIWYGFACGLGLLVLGLTLARPMRVLARYTVPEVLEMRYKSRAIRLLAATLSLLALVGILGAQVWAASAVFEAIGLSGTAGAVFATLVFIAYTALSGLWAVTLTDFIQIIVGSIGVLVAVLLGLAKVGGLSGLRAALEGIKGLPQPAGQYFSFTSLGLSLLALTLIATVMYTLIGQDFYQRLFAAKDERTARKGAIYAGVLLMALSVLPALAGMLAVALSGNPEEVINSPKTAVPRLIISVFGGTVGAIFVAAVLAAIMSTADSLLSAATSHVVKDFYEGLSGKASDEKKLLKLSMLTTVAVGLLSLGAALAIQGIVELLIYSYDVYTSGVFVPLVLGLYWKRATRGGALAGMVAGSLVALLGAAGVLNFPYWEYVYVSGAVVSALVMVVVSVLTEVEEMDEELELAFS, encoded by the coding sequence ATGGTGGTGGCTTTCATCCTGGGCGGAGCTAGCTGGGGAGCAACCTACGGGTTAGGCGGCATCTGGTACGGCTTCGCCTGCGGTCTCGGGCTTCTGGTTCTCGGACTGACCCTTGCGCGGCCCATGCGCGTTCTCGCCCGCTACACCGTCCCCGAAGTCCTTGAGATGCGCTACAAGAGCAGAGCGATTCGCCTGCTCGCGGCGACGTTATCTCTCCTCGCGCTCGTTGGCATTCTCGGGGCACAGGTGTGGGCAGCCTCGGCGGTCTTCGAGGCGATAGGCCTTTCGGGGACTGCGGGGGCAGTGTTCGCGACGCTCGTCTTCATAGCCTACACGGCACTCTCGGGACTTTGGGCAGTGACCTTGACGGACTTCATCCAGATTATAGTCGGGAGCATCGGGGTGCTGGTGGCAGTGCTCCTCGGCCTGGCCAAGGTAGGAGGGCTCTCCGGCCTGAGGGCTGCACTTGAGGGCATTAAAGGACTCCCACAGCCGGCGGGACAGTACTTCAGCTTCACATCGCTCGGCCTCTCCCTGCTGGCGCTGACGCTGATAGCGACGGTCATGTACACGCTCATCGGCCAGGACTTCTACCAGAGGCTCTTCGCTGCGAAGGACGAGAGGACGGCCAGGAAAGGTGCCATCTACGCTGGAGTTCTCCTTATGGCGCTCTCGGTGCTCCCCGCCCTCGCTGGAATGCTGGCGGTGGCCCTCTCCGGCAACCCCGAAGAGGTTATAAACTCTCCAAAGACGGCCGTTCCGAGGCTCATAATCTCAGTCTTCGGCGGCACTGTGGGAGCGATATTCGTGGCGGCAGTCCTAGCTGCCATCATGAGCACGGCAGATTCGCTCCTCTCGGCGGCGACCTCGCACGTCGTCAAGGACTTCTACGAAGGCCTGAGCGGGAAGGCCAGCGACGAGAAGAAGCTATTGAAGCTCTCGATGCTCACCACGGTGGCGGTCGGACTGCTCTCGCTCGGCGCGGCTCTGGCCATCCAGGGTATCGTGGAGCTCCTCATATACTCCTACGACGTCTACACTTCCGGCGTCTTCGTCCCGCTGGTGCTCGGCCTCTACTGGAAGAGAGCAACCAGGGGAGGAGCCCTGGCCGGAATGGTCGCCGGATCTCTGGTAGCCCTCCTCGGAGCGGCTGGAGTCCTTAACTTCCCCTACTGGGAGTACGTCTACGTGAGCGGGGCAGTGGTCTCGGCCCTCGTGATGGTGGTCGTCAGCGTCCTGACGGAGGTCGAGGAAATGGATGAGGAGCTTGAGTTGGCCTTCAGCTGA
- a CDS encoding IMP cyclohydrolase — MRYVGRTLGIGLNSGKPFAFYLLCSRSFPNRKAVVKGNAVYIINQTETENPYVSYPVVRLTKDYAVVTNGLHTDFIAQALEWESPRKALVHVLDALDYERDDYSTPRIAGIIQRGEKRGWLGFVGREEFWVKELELKEGRALLTATYNVDDIEEVEMAFSEPKELVKKVLDLPFEHKVLAIGVVEKENNWGLVTAPLVS; from the coding sequence TTGAGGTACGTGGGAAGGACGCTTGGGATAGGGCTGAACAGCGGGAAGCCCTTCGCCTTCTATCTCCTCTGCTCCCGCTCCTTTCCGAACAGGAAGGCGGTGGTGAAGGGGAACGCGGTTTACATAATCAACCAGACCGAGACTGAGAATCCCTACGTGAGCTATCCCGTCGTAAGGCTAACTAAGGACTACGCGGTCGTCACCAACGGCCTCCACACGGACTTCATAGCCCAGGCCCTTGAGTGGGAGAGCCCGAGGAAGGCCCTCGTTCATGTCCTGGATGCCCTCGACTACGAGAGGGACGACTACAGCACTCCCAGGATAGCGGGGATAATTCAGCGTGGAGAAAAGAGGGGCTGGCTCGGCTTTGTCGGAAGGGAAGAGTTCTGGGTCAAGGAGCTTGAGCTTAAGGAGGGAAGGGCCCTCCTGACGGCGACGTACAACGTAGACGACATTGAAGAGGTCGAGATGGCATTTTCTGAACCAAAAGAGCTCGTAAAAAAGGTTCTTGACCTTCCCTTCGAGCACAAGGTACTCGCGATAGGTGTCGTGGAAAAAGAAAATAACTGGGGGCTCGTGACCGCCCCCTTAGTCAGCTGA
- a CDS encoding formate--phosphoribosylaminoimidazolecarboxamide ligase: protein MKISTIASHSSLQILLGAKKEGLETRLYVSPKRKPFYSSIPVVDELVVTEKMSAILNDDGIVVPHGSFVAYLGLEAIENARARFFGNKRFLKWETTFELQDRALDRAGIPRVEAVEPENVKPDELYFVRIEGPRGGSGHFIARGSELEERLGGISQPCRVERFVPGVYLYVHFFYSPILERLELLGVDERVLIADGNARWPMKPLPYTIVGNRAVVLRESLLPQLYDYGKAFAEAMGELEPPGVIGPFALHFAYDGSFKAVGIASRIDGGSNADHWYSELYWGERLSMGQRIARELRLAGEEDRLEEVVT from the coding sequence GTGAAGATTTCAACGATAGCTTCCCACTCCTCGCTCCAGATCCTTTTAGGGGCGAAGAAGGAGGGCCTTGAGACGAGGCTCTACGTGAGCCCGAAGAGAAAGCCCTTCTACTCCTCCATACCAGTAGTTGATGAGCTCGTGGTCACCGAGAAGATGAGCGCCATCCTGAACGACGACGGCATAGTTGTCCCGCACGGCTCGTTCGTAGCTTATCTCGGCCTGGAGGCGATAGAGAATGCCAGAGCAAGGTTCTTCGGCAATAAACGCTTCCTCAAGTGGGAGACGACCTTCGAGCTCCAGGACAGGGCCCTCGATAGAGCCGGGATTCCGAGGGTTGAGGCTGTCGAGCCTGAAAACGTTAAGCCGGACGAGTTATACTTTGTCAGGATTGAAGGGCCGAGGGGAGGGAGCGGCCACTTCATAGCCCGGGGGAGCGAGCTTGAGGAGAGGCTTGGCGGGATCAGCCAGCCATGCAGGGTTGAGCGCTTCGTTCCCGGGGTTTATCTCTACGTGCACTTCTTCTACTCGCCAATCCTGGAGAGGCTTGAGCTCCTCGGCGTTGATGAGAGGGTTCTCATAGCCGACGGGAACGCCCGCTGGCCCATGAAGCCTCTTCCGTACACCATAGTGGGCAACAGGGCGGTAGTTCTCAGGGAGTCGCTTCTTCCACAGCTGTACGACTATGGAAAAGCTTTCGCCGAGGCCATGGGGGAGCTTGAGCCGCCGGGGGTTATCGGCCCGTTCGCCCTCCACTTCGCCTACGACGGCTCTTTCAAAGCGGTGGGCATTGCCTCTCGCATAGACGGTGGAAGCAACGCCGACCACTGGTATTCGGAGCTCTACTGGGGCGAGAGGCTGAGCATGGGGCAAAGGATAGCGAGGGAGCTCAGGCTTGCCGGGGAGGAAGACAGGCTTGAGGAGGTGGTAACTTGA
- a CDS encoding phosphoribosylaminoimidazolesuccinocarboxamide synthase, translating into MRLVYRGKTKDVYEDGPYLVFHFNDSILGEGGREDTGGNEVVGERRGKGSAVLDETEFFFRLLEEKGTRTHFVERIDERKARFLKAERIPLEVIYRELAYGSFLRRYKSWVGELTPLGIVEFTLKDDSLKDPLITEEAIVKLGIASEEEIREMKEKTLEVAGILREFFSAKGLQLVDFKLEFGRRDGELIVIDELSGDTMRVMKGKELLSQEELREVIK; encoded by the coding sequence TTGAGGCTGGTCTACCGCGGAAAGACCAAAGACGTTTACGAGGACGGGCCCTACCTCGTCTTCCACTTCAATGATTCCATACTCGGCGAGGGGGGAAGGGAAGACACCGGCGGCAACGAGGTTGTGGGCGAGCGGAGGGGCAAGGGGAGCGCGGTTCTCGATGAGACGGAGTTCTTCTTCCGCCTTCTCGAAGAGAAAGGGACAAGGACGCACTTTGTCGAGCGGATTGACGAGAGGAAGGCACGCTTCCTGAAGGCTGAGAGGATACCGCTCGAGGTCATCTACCGCGAGCTCGCCTACGGGAGCTTCCTGAGGCGCTATAAGAGTTGGGTGGGAGAGCTGACCCCACTGGGCATAGTCGAGTTCACCCTAAAGGACGACTCCCTGAAGGACCCGCTGATAACTGAAGAGGCCATAGTGAAGCTCGGGATAGCGAGCGAGGAAGAAATCCGGGAGATGAAGGAGAAAACCCTGGAAGTGGCGGGAATTCTGAGGGAGTTCTTCTCAGCGAAGGGCCTTCAGCTCGTCGACTTCAAGCTGGAGTTCGGAAGGAGGGATGGGGAGCTCATCGTCATAGACGAGCTGAGCGGCGACACGATGAGGGTGATGAAGGGGAAAGAGCTCCTGAGCCAGGAGGAGCTGAGGGAGGTGATAAAGTGA
- the thiC gene encoding phosphomethylpyrimidine synthase ThiC: MTQLEEARKGIITEEMKFIAEREGIDAEKLRRNVAKGYTVIFRNVRHDWVKPVAVGAGVRVKVNANIGTSRDIVDVKAEIEKAKVAVKYGADTIMDLSTGGDLDEIRKTIMHAVDVPVGTVPIYQAAEEMLAKGKAIIEMSEEDMWRAVEKHFKDGVDYTTIHVGVTKEVVEKMKRTKRAVGMVSRGGTFLAAWILHWGEENPFYKDYDYLLELAREYDVVLSLGDGLRPGGLPDAGDELQIAELYTLGKLVRRAREAGVQTMVEGPGHVPIDQIAAQVKLAKVATDNAPFYVLGPIVTDIFPGYDHITAAIGGAIAALNGADFLCYVTPAEHLGLPDVEHVRQGVIASKIAAHAVNLTRFEADFRKDYLMALARGKLNWARQFELSMDKERFIEIRKDRPTKTEACSMCGDLCAIKLINDMLAGERD; the protein is encoded by the coding sequence ATGACCCAGCTTGAGGAGGCCCGGAAGGGCATCATAACGGAGGAAATGAAGTTCATAGCCGAGAGGGAAGGGATAGACGCCGAGAAGCTTAGGAGGAACGTTGCCAAGGGCTATACCGTCATCTTCCGCAACGTCCGCCACGACTGGGTTAAGCCAGTTGCCGTTGGCGCGGGTGTCAGGGTCAAGGTGAACGCGAACATAGGCACCTCAAGGGACATCGTTGACGTTAAGGCCGAGATAGAGAAGGCGAAGGTTGCCGTGAAGTACGGCGCTGACACGATAATGGATCTCTCCACAGGAGGGGATCTCGACGAGATAAGGAAGACCATAATGCACGCCGTGGACGTCCCCGTTGGTACCGTTCCCATCTACCAGGCCGCGGAGGAGATGCTCGCTAAGGGCAAGGCCATCATAGAGATGAGCGAGGAGGACATGTGGAGGGCAGTTGAGAAGCACTTCAAAGATGGTGTGGACTACACGACCATTCACGTCGGTGTCACAAAAGAGGTCGTCGAGAAGATGAAGAGAACCAAGAGGGCCGTCGGCATGGTCTCGCGCGGCGGGACTTTTTTGGCCGCTTGGATACTTCACTGGGGCGAGGAGAACCCGTTCTACAAGGACTACGACTACCTTCTTGAGCTGGCCAGGGAGTACGACGTGGTTCTGAGCCTCGGCGACGGTCTGAGGCCCGGCGGCCTGCCGGATGCAGGAGACGAACTCCAGATAGCGGAGCTCTACACCCTTGGAAAACTCGTGAGGAGGGCGAGAGAGGCTGGAGTTCAAACGATGGTCGAGGGGCCGGGTCACGTTCCCATTGATCAGATAGCGGCCCAGGTGAAGCTCGCTAAAGTAGCCACCGACAACGCGCCCTTCTACGTGCTCGGGCCGATTGTTACCGACATCTTCCCGGGCTACGACCACATAACGGCCGCGATAGGTGGGGCAATAGCGGCCCTTAATGGAGCCGACTTCCTCTGCTACGTAACTCCTGCTGAGCACCTCGGACTCCCGGATGTCGAGCACGTCAGGCAGGGAGTTATAGCCTCAAAGATAGCGGCCCACGCGGTCAACCTAACCCGCTTCGAGGCCGACTTCAGGAAGGACTACCTCATGGCGCTGGCGAGGGGGAAGCTCAACTGGGCCAGGCAGTTCGAGCTTTCGATGGACAAGGAGCGCTTCATTGAGATAAGGAAGGATAGGCCGACAAAAACGGAAGCATGCTCGATGTGCGGCGACCTCTGCGCGATAAAGCTAATCAACGACATGCTCGCGGGTGAGCGGGATTGA